Proteins from one Planctomyces sp. SH-PL62 genomic window:
- a CDS encoding chemotaxis protein CheA: MFYEEARELLISLEEGLMELERRQGDRAHLDKTFRAAHSVKGAAAMVGLGAIAEFTHGIEAVLERIRTGSLAVDSDIITTLLESRDHLAAMVEGEAGGSPIPGSSHLSQRLTDLLTSTRPPEPPDEPPPAAPPTHPSPSPAPVPAPSSAGPPPPSKSPEPRPEAPQPPPATGPPTKPDEPEPPAAESSPESKPAAKPKRSRRKTEKPAEAGGETKAEAKPKAPPRGKAAERRSMPSASPAAPKAAEPEGEPKPLYRIRFAPGPDVLKRGVNLLGVFDELRELGELEVLADAEAVPTLDDFDAERCYLSWTCTLRTDVEPERLDDVFLFVAEDGAIGVERRLDDGSFEPVETPLLKLPRGTPVSSPPTPVARSQPVPAPAPIETPAAPASAAAADGAKRPVVATNVPAARAHGRIRVDAQQLDDLVGLAGELAVISDNLQGLREVRSAAPWGATLESLLRVSREIRDTTLDLRMVPVDELFSRFPRFVRDQADRSGKEIELRIFGQETKLDRTIIERLGDPMIHLIRNAVDHALELPEERLAAGKPRVGRITLTAGHEGDRVALKVEDDGRGLDRERIVRKGIDRGLIPPGTSPDDPRVVGLIFEAGFSTRDQVSDMSGRGVGLDVVRDSVRALRGSLGVESTPGKGTSFTFRLPLTLALIDGLLIETGGGRYVVPLAQVEECVALGGVQTALSEDRSCVTVRGELVPTISLRRLFGIEGPPPVRQELLLTRYAGRRVGVAVDRLSGRVQAVIQSLGEGLHGLGRFSGATILGDGSVSLILDLAALVSESRIAENTLRSTPMAGVRAETVR, from the coding sequence ATGTTCTACGAGGAGGCGCGTGAGCTTCTGATCAGCCTCGAAGAAGGGCTGATGGAGCTGGAACGCCGCCAGGGCGACCGCGCGCACCTCGACAAGACCTTCCGCGCCGCGCACAGCGTCAAGGGCGCCGCGGCGATGGTCGGCCTGGGGGCGATCGCGGAGTTCACCCACGGCATCGAGGCCGTCCTCGAACGCATCCGGACCGGCAGCCTGGCCGTCGACTCCGACATCATCACCACGCTGCTGGAATCGCGCGACCACCTCGCGGCCATGGTCGAAGGGGAGGCCGGAGGCTCGCCGATCCCCGGCTCGAGTCACCTCAGCCAGCGCCTCACGGACCTGCTGACCTCGACCAGGCCCCCCGAGCCGCCCGACGAGCCGCCCCCCGCCGCGCCGCCGACTCATCCGTCGCCCTCGCCGGCCCCGGTCCCCGCGCCTTCGTCCGCCGGGCCTCCCCCGCCGTCGAAGTCGCCCGAGCCCAGGCCCGAGGCACCCCAGCCGCCCCCGGCCACCGGCCCACCGACGAAGCCCGACGAGCCCGAGCCGCCGGCGGCCGAAAGCAGCCCCGAGTCGAAGCCCGCCGCGAAGCCGAAACGCTCGCGACGCAAGACCGAGAAGCCCGCCGAGGCCGGTGGGGAGACGAAAGCCGAGGCCAAACCCAAGGCCCCCCCCCGAGGGAAGGCCGCCGAGCGCAGGTCCATGCCCTCGGCGTCGCCCGCCGCCCCGAAGGCCGCCGAGCCGGAGGGGGAACCCAAGCCCCTCTACCGCATCCGATTCGCCCCCGGCCCCGACGTCCTCAAGCGAGGCGTCAACCTGCTGGGGGTTTTCGATGAACTGCGCGAGCTGGGTGAGCTGGAGGTCCTGGCGGACGCCGAGGCCGTGCCGACCCTCGACGACTTCGACGCCGAGCGCTGCTACCTGAGCTGGACCTGTACGCTCCGGACCGACGTGGAGCCCGAGCGGCTGGACGACGTCTTCCTGTTCGTGGCCGAAGACGGCGCGATCGGGGTCGAGCGACGGCTCGACGACGGGTCGTTCGAGCCGGTGGAGACCCCGCTCCTGAAGCTGCCGAGGGGCACGCCGGTGTCGTCGCCGCCGACGCCCGTCGCCAGGTCCCAGCCCGTCCCCGCCCCGGCCCCGATCGAGACGCCCGCCGCGCCCGCGTCGGCCGCCGCCGCCGACGGCGCGAAGCGTCCCGTGGTCGCGACGAACGTCCCGGCGGCCCGCGCGCACGGCCGGATCCGGGTGGACGCCCAGCAACTCGACGACCTCGTCGGCCTGGCCGGCGAACTGGCGGTCATCTCCGACAACCTGCAGGGGCTTCGCGAAGTCCGCAGCGCGGCCCCCTGGGGTGCCACCCTGGAATCGCTGCTGCGGGTCAGCCGTGAGATCCGGGACACCACGCTCGACCTCCGGATGGTCCCGGTCGACGAGCTCTTCTCGCGGTTCCCCCGGTTCGTCCGCGACCAGGCCGACCGCTCGGGCAAGGAGATCGAGCTTCGGATCTTCGGGCAGGAGACCAAACTCGACCGGACGATCATCGAGCGTCTCGGCGACCCGATGATCCACCTGATCCGCAACGCCGTCGACCACGCCCTCGAACTCCCGGAGGAGCGGCTCGCCGCGGGGAAGCCCCGGGTCGGGCGGATCACGCTCACGGCGGGTCATGAGGGAGATCGGGTGGCGCTCAAGGTGGAGGACGACGGACGCGGCCTCGACCGCGAGCGGATCGTCCGCAAGGGGATCGACCGGGGCCTGATCCCGCCCGGCACCTCCCCCGACGACCCCCGGGTGGTGGGCCTGATCTTCGAGGCCGGGTTCTCGACACGCGATCAGGTGAGCGACATGTCCGGCCGGGGCGTGGGCCTGGACGTCGTCCGCGATTCGGTTCGGGCCCTCCGGGGGAGCCTGGGGGTCGAGAGTACGCCGGGCAAGGGGACCTCGTTCACCTTCCGCCTGCCGCTGACCCTGGCCCTGATCGACGGGCTCCTGATCGAGACCGGCGGAGGACGCTACGTCGTCCCCCTGGCCCAGGTCGAGGAGTGCGTGGCGCTGGGGGGCGTCCAGACGGCCCTCTCCGAGGATCGGTCCTGCGTGACGGTGCGCGGGGAGCTGGTGCCGACCATCTCGCTGCGGCGGCTCTTCGGGATCGAGGGCCCCCCCCCGGTTCGTCAGGAACTGCTCCTCACCCGGTACGCCGGCCGGCGCGTGGGAGTGGCCGTGGATCGCCTCAGCGGGCGGGTCCAGGCCGTCATCCAGTCGCTCGGCGAGGGGCTGCACGGCCTGGGACGGTTCTCCGGCGCGACCATCCTGGGGGACGGCTCGGTCTCCCTGATCCTGGACCTGGCGGCGCTCGTTTCGGAATCGCGGATCGCCGAGAACACCTTACGAAGCACGCCGATGGCAGGCGTGAGGGCGGAGACCGTCCGATGA
- a CDS encoding lipid asymmetry maintenance protein MlaB: MNPGGPKTVALDGPVTIYEVAGLREAFREALAEGVDLQVELDESTKWDLAGLQLLISCVQTAKADGRSLVLAKIPRSCVEVAERAGLSDWLESASQKD, translated from the coding sequence GTGAACCCAGGCGGACCGAAAACGGTGGCGCTCGACGGCCCGGTGACGATCTACGAGGTCGCCGGCCTGCGCGAGGCGTTCCGAGAGGCCCTGGCCGAGGGCGTGGATCTCCAGGTCGAACTCGACGAGTCGACGAAATGGGACCTGGCGGGGCTCCAGTTGTTGATCTCGTGCGTCCAGACGGCGAAGGCCGACGGCCGCAGCCTGGTCCTCGCCAAGATCCCCCGGTCGTGCGTCGAGGTGGCCGAGCGCGCGGGGCTCTCCGATTGGCTCGAATCGGCATCGCAAAAGGACTGA
- a CDS encoding response regulator yields MNWASPQTLPAPAARRSRLNDPHDLSHAGAKTMTKTKTVLHADDSGSVRRWVAEQLGGMGLKVVSVADGDAALQYLQDSTCDLLLTDLEMPNLDGLALLAAVRELPAHRFLPVLVLSSKQPGEFDPRRRQGVTGWLVKPVDGEHLRRWVRRVLPE; encoded by the coding sequence ATGAACTGGGCCTCCCCCCAGACGCTCCCCGCGCCCGCGGCCAGACGCTCCCGTCTGAATGATCCGCATGATCTGTCGCACGCCGGCGCCAAGACCATGACCAAGACCAAGACCGTCCTCCATGCCGACGATAGCGGATCGGTCCGTCGATGGGTCGCCGAACAGCTCGGCGGGATGGGCCTGAAGGTCGTCTCCGTCGCCGACGGCGACGCCGCCCTCCAATACCTTCAGGATTCGACCTGCGACCTGCTGCTGACCGACCTGGAGATGCCCAATCTCGACGGCCTGGCGCTGCTCGCGGCCGTGCGGGAACTCCCCGCCCATCGGTTCCTCCCCGTCCTCGTCCTCTCCAGCAAGCAGCCCGGCGAGTTCGACCCCCGGCGCCGACAGGGGGTCACCGGCTGGTTGGTCAAGCCGGTCGACGGCGAGCATCTCCGACGTTGGGTCCGCCGCGTCCTTCCGGAGTAG